Proteins from one Syntrophaceae bacterium genomic window:
- a CDS encoding carbamoyltransferase, with the protein MYLLGLSAFYHDSAAAIVKDGRIVAAAQEERFTRKKHDPGFPAHAARYCLEEAAIGLEDLEAVVFYDKPLLKFERLLETYYVFAPRGLKSFLSAIPVWIKEKVFLKRLIREEMAKLGDGKGKTPKLLFTDHHLSHAASAFYPSPFRESAILTVDGVGEWATASICHGKDREITVLKEMAFPHSVGLLYSAFTYYLGFRVNSGEYKLMGLAPYGDPTSEQVRRFRDLILERLVHLKEDGSIWLNQEYFDYATGLSMVKDDRWLDLFGVPRRLPESEIEQVHGDLALAIQQVTEETVLKMAKTAKVLTGARTLCLSGGVALNCVANGKLLRQGVFDDLWIQSAAGDAGGALGAACAAYHIYYGKDRVLEGNGDAMQGAYLGPAYGDDSVRAVAKRYGAAFTLHEDDDSLATEVAGDLASGKAVGWFQGRMEWGPRALGNRSILGDARNKDMQLRLNLKIKFRESFRPFAPSVLMEDLQEYFDTDRPSPYMLLIADVVESRRNPHPEGYHRMPIKDKLYTVRSDVPAITHLDYTARLQTVHRETNPLYWKLLAAFKEQTGYSVIVNTSFNVRGEPIVCTPEDAYRCFMRTDMDVLVVNRFVFRKENQPPWLEERNWRQDLVLD; encoded by the coding sequence TTGTACCTTTTGGGTCTGTCGGCCTTTTATCACGATTCCGCGGCGGCCATCGTAAAAGACGGCCGGATCGTCGCCGCCGCCCAGGAGGAGCGCTTCACGCGAAAGAAGCACGATCCGGGCTTTCCCGCGCACGCCGCCCGCTACTGCCTGGAGGAGGCGGCCATCGGCCTCGAGGACCTGGAGGCGGTCGTCTTCTACGACAAGCCGCTCCTCAAGTTCGAGCGACTCCTGGAAACCTACTACGTCTTCGCCCCCCGTGGCCTGAAGTCCTTCCTCTCGGCCATCCCCGTCTGGATCAAGGAGAAGGTCTTCCTCAAGCGCCTTATCCGCGAGGAGATGGCAAAGCTGGGCGATGGAAAAGGCAAAACCCCGAAACTGCTCTTCACGGACCACCACCTGTCCCATGCCGCCAGCGCGTTTTACCCCTCTCCCTTCCGGGAGTCGGCGATCCTGACCGTCGACGGCGTCGGCGAGTGGGCCACCGCCTCCATATGCCACGGAAAGGACCGGGAGATCACCGTTCTCAAGGAAATGGCGTTTCCCCATTCCGTGGGACTTCTCTATTCGGCCTTCACCTACTATCTTGGCTTCCGGGTCAACTCGGGGGAATACAAGCTCATGGGTCTCGCCCCCTACGGCGACCCAACGTCGGAGCAGGTCCGGCGGTTCCGGGACCTGATCCTGGAGCGGCTGGTCCACCTGAAGGAAGACGGCTCCATCTGGTTGAACCAGGAATATTTCGACTACGCGACGGGGCTCAGCATGGTGAAGGACGACCGGTGGCTCGACCTCTTCGGCGTCCCCCGGCGGCTCCCCGAGTCGGAGATCGAACAGGTCCACGGGGACCTGGCCCTGGCGATCCAGCAGGTTACCGAGGAGACTGTTCTCAAGATGGCGAAGACGGCGAAGGTACTGACGGGCGCCCGGACCCTCTGCCTCTCCGGCGGCGTGGCCCTCAACTGCGTGGCCAACGGCAAGCTCCTCCGGCAGGGCGTTTTTGACGACCTCTGGATCCAGTCGGCCGCCGGCGACGCCGGGGGCGCCCTGGGGGCAGCCTGCGCGGCCTACCACATCTATTACGGGAAGGACCGGGTCCTGGAAGGAAACGGCGACGCCATGCAGGGGGCCTACCTGGGGCCCGCCTACGGCGACGACTCCGTCCGGGCCGTCGCGAAGAGATACGGCGCCGCCTTCACCCTGCACGAAGACGACGACTCCCTCGCGACGGAAGTGGCGGGCGACCTGGCCTCGGGAAAAGCCGTGGGCTGGTTCCAGGGCCGGATGGAATGGGGACCCCGGGCGCTGGGAAACCGGAGCATCCTGGGCGACGCCCGCAACAAGGACATGCAGCTCCGGCTCAACCTGAAGATCAAGTTCAGAGAGAGCTTCCGTCCCTTCGCACCCTCGGTCCTCATGGAGGACCTGCAGGAATATTTCGATACCGACCGGCCCTCTCCGTACATGCTCCTCATCGCCGACGTGGTCGAGTCCCGGCGGAACCCTCACCCCGAGGGCTACCACCGGATGCCGATCAAGGACAAGCTGTACACCGTCCGCTCCGACGTTCCCGCCATCACGCACCTGGACTACACGGCCCGCCTCCAGACGGTCCACCGGGAGACGAACCCCTTATATTGGAAGCTTCTGGCGGCCTTCAAGGAGCAGACGGGATACAGCGTCATCGTCAACACGAGCTTCAACGTCCGGGGGGAGCCCATCGTCTGCACACCCGAGGACGCCTACCGCTGCTTCATGCGGACCGACATGGACGTCCTGGTGGTGAACCGCTTCGTCTTCCGCAAGGAGAATCAGCCTCCCTGGCTGGAAGAGCGAAACTGGCGCCAGGACCTCGTCCTGGACTGA
- a CDS encoding MBOAT family protein, producing the protein MLFNSYAFILCFLPLTLIVLATLNRKGWASQAKTGLVLASLVFYGFWDLRALPVLLFSVLFNHWAAVRIGAAVPGGFPRRRFLVLGVAVNLLLLGSFKYTDFFLANAGTLAGTRLAPLGLAAPLGISFYTFMQVAYLVDVSRDTSRPGSLADDALFGSFFPYIASGPIVRHDALTSQFGGSPGLHVTAENLARGLFLFSLGLFKKTALADNLAITATGGFDSAATLNFMEAWLTSLSYTFQLYFDFSGYTDMALGAALMLGIALPANFLSPYKAVSLRDFWRRWHITLSTFLRDYLYIPLGGNRKGEARTYGNLLVTFLLCGLWHGAAWTFVFWGFLHGAGMLVQRLWDKTGIRMSRALAWFVTFNFVNIAWVFFRAREWGDALKVLKGMCGLNGFVLSKNLAEVPVVRELAGLGVQFGQWHEHLPKAPTHLYLLCLAAIPLVLLTRNSNELADRFTPNWKTATAFAFFVAWGLLSLNRASVFLYFNF; encoded by the coding sequence TTGCTCTTCAATTCCTACGCATTCATCCTGTGTTTCCTACCCCTTACCCTGATCGTCCTGGCAACCCTTAACAGAAAAGGGTGGGCCTCACAAGCCAAAACCGGGCTTGTCCTGGCGTCCCTCGTCTTCTACGGATTCTGGGACTTACGGGCCCTGCCGGTCCTCCTTTTCTCCGTTCTCTTCAATCACTGGGCGGCCGTTCGGATCGGTGCCGCCGTCCCGGGCGGTTTCCCGCGCCGGCGGTTTCTCGTCCTCGGCGTGGCGGTGAATCTTCTTCTTTTGGGCTCCTTCAAGTACACGGATTTCTTCCTGGCCAACGCCGGCACCCTGGCGGGGACCCGCCTTGCTCCCCTGGGCCTCGCGGCTCCCCTGGGCATCAGCTTCTACACATTCATGCAGGTTGCCTACCTGGTCGATGTCTCCCGGGATACCAGCCGTCCCGGATCCCTGGCGGACGACGCCCTCTTCGGGAGCTTCTTCCCCTATATCGCCTCGGGTCCCATCGTCCGGCATGATGCCCTGACCTCCCAGTTCGGCGGCTCCCCGGGGCTGCACGTCACGGCGGAGAACCTGGCCCGGGGTCTTTTTCTCTTCTCCCTGGGGCTCTTCAAGAAGACCGCCCTGGCGGATAACCTCGCGATCACCGCGACGGGGGGATTCGACTCGGCGGCGACGCTGAACTTCATGGAGGCCTGGCTCACCAGCCTGTCCTATACCTTCCAGCTCTATTTCGACTTCAGCGGCTACACGGACATGGCCCTCGGGGCGGCCCTGATGCTGGGGATCGCCCTCCCGGCGAACTTCCTGTCCCCCTACAAGGCCGTGAGCCTCCGGGATTTCTGGCGCCGGTGGCACATCACCCTGTCGACGTTCCTCCGTGACTATCTCTACATCCCCCTCGGAGGCAACCGGAAGGGGGAGGCCCGGACTTACGGGAATCTCCTGGTGACCTTCCTGCTGTGTGGGCTCTGGCACGGGGCCGCCTGGACCTTCGTCTTCTGGGGTTTCCTCCACGGGGCGGGGATGCTCGTCCAGAGGCTGTGGGACAAGACGGGGATCCGCATGTCCCGGGCCCTGGCCTGGTTCGTCACCTTCAACTTCGTCAATATCGCCTGGGTTTTCTTCCGGGCCCGGGAGTGGGGGGACGCCCTGAAGGTCCTCAAGGGAATGTGCGGCCTGAACGGATTCGTCCTCTCGAAGAATCTTGCAGAGGTTCCGGTGGTCCGCGAACTGGCGGGGCTGGGCGTCCAGTTCGGGCAGTGGCACGAGCACCTGCCCAAGGCGCCGACGCACCTGTACCTCCTGTGCCTGGCCGCGATTCCGCTGGTCCTGCTGACAAGGAACTCCAACGAGCTGGCGGACCGCTTCACGCCGAACTGGAAAACGGCAACCGCCTTTGCCTTCTTCGTGGCCTGGGGTCTTCTTTCCCTGAACCGGGCGAGCGTGTTCCTCTACTTCAACTTCTAA
- a CDS encoding RHS repeat protein produces MKKAVVNRCLLLVVCLFAWLFFLSTAWGACRGGERIGYETQQMQVGATQMLTVTGAGPDGSYRWRVASGGGTLSATTGASVVYTAPSSNPDCVNNPVITLSADGASCDTLQIAVHGSGTNDWYYPVSKVGAVEVCQEHADHTALCRAWIGCDGNPSENCRPFGPNCGMTSIFCNSHGWFLTRPCNSESAPYNVPPGTYCSGSMGPTYKDIRTPMMKANGCCPAALLPAEPPPPACDVSVTSFGGTSTAVDVQNGGRVIFSGTIASSDPVSWTVTVAGKKIGEGTGFTVSVPWDGRLDGQVAEIGKTHPVKLVAVTTEGRCSAEGETAATVTASEKDCKLQVNIGSSAHVASGGLSDSLTLFRLPGSRMMPDFTLSYNGEDGRRGVLGTGWTHDYMETLTAVPEEDRYVWRDGQGGRLVLYRNGEVHTPEHASYPALTKNADGTYDLFSRDLTHRLFNASGKLTAILDRNGNTVTLTYDPGNNLTAVTDPAGRKIAFEYDAAGLLGAVIDPNGNTHSFTYTGKTVAGAVLGQVASHTPAGLQAWRFTYDDNLLILSKTDPRGYETCYAYDENHRLIQSTDPESRTRVIRYDPESATSTLTEKDGGTWTYRYEPILGVLLERTDPLGYTTRYGYDGNRNLVKQTEPDGSETAYTYDGYGNVASVTDPLGKTTTFTYSDLSQITTVTDPLGNTVRYGYDARGNLLTVTDASGAATRYTYDDRGNVTAITDALGRTLTLRYDASGNLVSVTDPERNTAILGYDGLGNRIRMKDALGNATAFDFDSLNRLIRITDPLGHVTRLTRDAGGNPLSVTDPNGHATGYTYNYRDRVIGITDALGQHTTLIYGGSSCPSCGGGADRLTAVMDAKGQTTTFEYDLAGRRTKETDPLGHVASYAYDARGNLAALTRPDGRTITYRYDWNGRLTEKVFSDGSTAAFQYDDAGNLVYAGNQNIAYRFTWDANRRITEVVDSDGRLIRYSYDALGNRTEMVTPEGKAVSYSYDLDGRVTGIGTAEETGSDAGSGSGNDADHGAYRFTYDAAGRRTLLARPSGTATTYSYDAGGRLVKILHRDKDGKTLDTVGYAHDNAGNRTTREEKDKTVTYGYDAVDRLMEAVPKPKSKKGILGRLLDEIAKKQKESYDYDSVGNRVRGPGKNERQAHDAGNRLLEDRDHRYEYDANGNLMKKTGTGALGAVTTYRYDDENNLIGVQIALGPLTTKIRYAYDPFGRRISKTVLGEIEIGDKEFNIPAPRTIRYVYDNEDVILEYLKHGDKEARIASYLHGPGIDEPLAVERRGPPLFGDGGFETYDYIADGLGSVTGLADQKGRLVQRYEYDSFGNPKPNLSLVSQPYAFTGREYDADTGLYYYRARYYDPKAGRFITRDPIGLAGGINRYAYVENNPTNMWDPFGLFSAGGPGARYLGHADFSGSDRFNYNLEDTTFETSPFRAPERHFRDLSISERDVSAAIAVCNKESFERSMHRGQDYFSHYAKGYRWAPFRILKNLGFGHIFDFNAPDEDVRAWQLAQQWTNKGWLKQWNINCNCKKR; encoded by the coding sequence ATGAAGAAAGCCGTTGTGAATCGCTGCCTGTTGCTTGTTGTGTGTCTGTTCGCATGGTTGTTCTTTCTTTCCACCGCCTGGGGAGCCTGCCGCGGTGGCGAGCGGATCGGTTACGAGACGCAGCAGATGCAGGTGGGCGCGACACAGATGCTCACGGTCACCGGCGCCGGGCCGGACGGCTCGTACCGCTGGCGGGTCGCCTCGGGCGGCGGGACCCTCTCGGCGACGACAGGGGCATCCGTTGTGTACACGGCCCCCTCCTCGAACCCGGACTGTGTGAACAATCCCGTCATCACTCTCTCGGCGGACGGCGCCTCCTGCGACACCCTGCAGATCGCCGTGCACGGGTCCGGCACCAACGACTGGTATTACCCTGTCTCGAAGGTGGGAGCCGTGGAGGTCTGCCAGGAGCATGCGGACCATACGGCCCTGTGCAGGGCCTGGATCGGATGCGACGGAAACCCCAGCGAGAACTGCCGGCCCTTTGGACCGAACTGTGGGATGACGTCTATATTTTGCAACTCCCATGGCTGGTTCCTGACCCGTCCCTGCAACTCCGAATCGGCACCCTACAATGTACCTCCAGGGACCTACTGCTCCGGCTCCATGGGACCGACCTACAAGGACATCCGGACCCCGATGATGAAGGCCAACGGCTGCTGCCCCGCGGCGCTCCTTCCGGCGGAGCCTCCGCCCCCGGCCTGTGACGTGTCGGTGACATCCTTCGGCGGGACCTCGACCGCCGTCGACGTCCAGAACGGCGGGCGGGTGATCTTTTCCGGGACGATTGCCTCATCGGATCCCGTCTCCTGGACGGTGACCGTGGCGGGGAAGAAGATCGGGGAGGGGACTGGCTTCACCGTGTCGGTCCCCTGGGACGGCCGGCTGGACGGACAGGTCGCGGAGATCGGCAAGACCCATCCGGTGAAGCTCGTGGCGGTGACCACCGAAGGCCGGTGCAGCGCCGAGGGGGAGACGGCCGCCACCGTCACCGCCTCGGAAAAAGACTGCAAGCTCCAGGTCAACATCGGCTCCTCGGCGCATGTCGCCTCAGGGGGACTCTCCGATTCCCTGACCCTCTTCCGGCTCCCGGGCTCCCGGATGATGCCGGACTTCACGCTCTCCTACAACGGCGAAGACGGACGCAGGGGCGTCCTCGGTACCGGCTGGACTCACGACTACATGGAGACCCTCACGGCCGTTCCGGAGGAGGACCGGTACGTCTGGCGGGACGGCCAGGGAGGCCGGCTGGTGCTGTACCGGAACGGTGAAGTCCACACCCCGGAGCATGCCTCCTATCCCGCCCTGACGAAGAACGCCGACGGGACGTACGACCTCTTCTCCCGGGACCTGACCCACCGCCTCTTCAACGCCTCGGGGAAGCTCACGGCCATCCTGGACCGGAACGGAAACACCGTCACCCTCACGTACGATCCGGGCAACAACCTGACCGCCGTCACCGACCCGGCGGGCCGGAAGATTGCCTTCGAGTATGATGCCGCCGGCCTCCTCGGCGCTGTCATCGACCCCAACGGCAACACCCACTCCTTTACCTACACCGGGAAGACCGTGGCGGGGGCCGTCCTGGGGCAGGTCGCCTCGCACACCCCCGCGGGACTGCAGGCATGGAGATTTACGTACGACGACAACCTCCTGATCCTTTCGAAGACGGACCCCCGGGGGTACGAGACCTGCTATGCCTACGATGAAAATCATCGCCTGATCCAGTCGACGGATCCGGAGAGCAGGACCCGGGTGATCCGGTACGATCCCGAGTCGGCCACCTCCACCCTGACGGAGAAGGATGGGGGGACCTGGACTTACCGGTATGAACCCATTCTCGGCGTTCTCCTGGAGAGGACAGATCCCCTGGGCTACACGACCCGCTACGGCTACGACGGCAACCGGAACCTGGTCAAACAGACGGAGCCCGACGGGAGCGAGACCGCCTACACCTACGACGGCTACGGCAACGTCGCCTCGGTCACGGACCCCTTGGGAAAGACGACAACCTTCACCTACAGCGACCTCAGTCAGATCACGACCGTCACCGATCCCCTGGGGAACACGGTCCGCTACGGCTATGACGCCCGGGGGAACCTCCTCACCGTCACCGATGCGTCCGGTGCCGCCACCCGTTACACCTATGACGACCGGGGCAACGTCACCGCCATCACCGACGCCCTGGGGCGGACGCTCACGCTGCGCTATGACGCTTCGGGCAACCTCGTTTCCGTCACGGACCCGGAGAGGAACACGGCGATCCTGGGCTACGACGGCCTGGGAAACCGGATCCGGATGAAGGATGCCCTGGGGAACGCCACCGCGTTTGACTTTGACAGCCTGAACCGGCTCATCCGGATCACCGATCCCCTGGGGCACGTCACCCGCCTCACCCGTGATGCCGGCGGCAACCCCCTGTCGGTCACCGACCCCAACGGCCACGCCACGGGCTACACATACAATTACCGAGACCGGGTGATCGGGATCACCGACGCCCTGGGGCAGCATACGACCCTCATCTACGGCGGGTCGTCCTGCCCCTCCTGCGGCGGCGGGGCGGACAGACTGACGGCGGTGATGGACGCGAAGGGGCAGACCACGACCTTCGAATACGACCTGGCGGGGAGACGGACGAAGGAGACGGATCCCCTGGGGCACGTCGCTTCCTATGCTTACGACGCCCGGGGAAACCTCGCCGCCCTGACACGGCCCGACGGGCGGACCATTACCTACCGGTACGACTGGAACGGGAGGCTGACCGAAAAGGTCTTCTCCGACGGATCGACCGCCGCCTTTCAGTACGACGACGCAGGGAACCTGGTCTATGCGGGGAATCAGAACATCGCCTACCGCTTCACCTGGGATGCGAACCGCCGGATCACCGAGGTTGTCGATTCCGATGGCCGGCTGATCCGCTACTCCTACGATGCCCTGGGGAACCGGACGGAGATGGTCACGCCGGAGGGGAAGGCCGTCTCCTACAGCTACGACCTCGACGGACGCGTTACCGGGATCGGGACGGCGGAGGAGACAGGCAGCGATGCGGGAAGCGGCAGCGGGAACGATGCAGACCACGGAGCTTACCGCTTCACCTACGATGCGGCGGGAAGGAGAACCCTGCTGGCCCGGCCGAGTGGGACAGCTACAACCTACAGCTACGACGCCGGCGGCCGCCTGGTGAAGATCCTCCACCGGGACAAGGACGGCAAGACCCTCGACACCGTCGGCTACGCCCATGACAACGCCGGCAACCGGACCACCCGGGAGGAGAAGGACAAGACCGTCACCTACGGCTATGACGCCGTGGACCGCCTGATGGAGGCCGTGCCGAAGCCGAAATCGAAGAAGGGTATCCTGGGAAGGCTTCTCGATGAGATCGCCAAGAAGCAGAAGGAATCCTATGACTACGATTCCGTGGGGAACCGGGTCCGGGGTCCCGGGAAGAATGAGCGCCAGGCCCATGACGCGGGGAACCGGCTCCTGGAGGACAGGGATCACCGCTACGAGTACGATGCCAACGGCAACCTGATGAAGAAGACCGGAACGGGCGCTCTCGGGGCCGTCACCACCTACCGCTACGACGACGAGAACAACCTGATCGGGGTGCAGATTGCCCTGGGACCCCTCACGACGAAGATCCGATATGCCTACGATCCTTTCGGCAGGCGCATCTCAAAGACCGTCCTGGGGGAGATCGAGATCGGAGACAAGGAATTCAATATCCCCGCGCCCCGGACGATCCGCTATGTCTACGACAACGAAGACGTGATCCTGGAATACCTGAAACACGGGGACAAGGAAGCGCGCATCGCCTCCTACCTCCACGGCCCCGGGATCGACGAGCCTCTGGCGGTGGAGAGGAGAGGACCCCCGCTCTTCGGGGACGGCGGGTTTGAGACCTATGACTACATCGCCGATGGACTGGGCTCCGTCACCGGCCTGGCGGATCAGAAAGGGCGCCTGGTCCAGCGGTACGAGTACGATTCCTTCGGGAACCCGAAGCCGAACCTCTCCCTTGTCTCCCAGCCCTATGCCTTTACCGGCCGTGAGTACGACGCAGATACAGGCCTTTACTATTACCGCGCCCGGTACTACGATCCAAAGGCCGGGCGGTTCATCACCAGGGATCCCATTGGGCTTGCGGGAGGAATCAATCGATACGCTTATGTTGAAAATAATCCGACCAACATGTGGGATCCTTTCGGTCTGTTCAGTGCGGGAGGACCGGGCGCACGCTATCTCGGACATGCCGATTTTTCCGGGAGCGACAGATTTAACTATAATCTTGAAGATACAACCTTCGAAACATCTCCATTCAGGGCGCCAGAACGCCATTTTCGAGACTTATCAATATCGGAACGTGACGTCTCCGCAGCCATAGCGGTCTGTAATAAGGAGTCCTTTGAGAGGTCGATGCATCGAGGTCAAGATTATTTCTCCCATTACGCGAAAGGCTATCGGTGGGCGCCCTTCCGCATTCTGAAAAATCTTGGTTTTGGACATATTTTCGACTTTAATGCGCCTGATGAAGATGTTCGCGCGTGGCAGCTGGCGCAGCAATGGACAAATAAGGGTTGGCTAAAGCAATGGAACATCAATTGTAACTGTAAAAAAAGATGA
- the ftsY gene encoding signal recognition particle-docking protein FtsY, which yields MGLFDRKNGFFDKLKSGLEKTKKLLLTDVDDLILGAKVIDQKLYDDIEEALIMADVGPTFAHELIERMQEQVKRKQLTQPELLKKVLRESMEEILVSGASPPVSVPAGSPLVIMVIGVNGTGKTTTIGKLARFYKGEGKEVLLVAADTFRAAAIEQLEVWASRTGSPLVKQQAGADPSAVVFDAMKAASSVRQPIVIIDTAGRLHTKVNLMEELKKMKRIMDRELSGAPHETYLVLDATTGQNAVSQAKLFHDEIGVSGIVLTKLDGTAKGGVVIRIARELKIPIRYIGVGEGLDDLRPFDAAEFVEALFD from the coding sequence ATGGGATTGTTTGACCGCAAAAACGGATTTTTCGACAAGCTGAAGTCTGGGCTGGAAAAGACGAAGAAGCTCCTTCTCACCGACGTGGACGACCTGATCCTGGGGGCGAAGGTCATCGACCAGAAGCTCTACGACGACATCGAGGAGGCCCTCATCATGGCCGACGTGGGGCCCACCTTCGCCCACGAGTTGATCGAGCGGATGCAGGAACAGGTGAAGCGAAAGCAGCTGACCCAGCCGGAGCTCCTCAAGAAGGTCCTCCGGGAGTCCATGGAGGAGATCCTTGTGTCCGGGGCTTCGCCCCCGGTTTCCGTACCCGCCGGCAGTCCTCTCGTCATCATGGTCATCGGCGTCAACGGCACCGGGAAAACGACCACCATCGGCAAACTGGCCCGGTTCTACAAGGGTGAGGGGAAAGAAGTACTCCTGGTGGCGGCGGACACCTTCCGGGCGGCCGCCATCGAGCAGCTCGAGGTCTGGGCGAGCCGGACAGGATCGCCCCTGGTGAAACAGCAGGCCGGGGCCGACCCGTCGGCGGTGGTCTTCGATGCCATGAAAGCGGCATCTTCTGTCAGGCAGCCGATTGTGATCATCGACACGGCCGGCCGGCTCCACACAAAGGTCAACCTGATGGAGGAGCTCAAGAAGATGAAGCGGATCATGGACCGCGAGCTGTCCGGGGCGCCCCATGAGACCTACCTCGTCCTGGATGCCACGACGGGGCAGAACGCTGTCTCGCAGGCCAAGCTCTTTCACGACGAGATCGGCGTCAGCGGGATCGTCCTGACGAAGCTCGACGGGACTGCCAAGGGCGGGGTCGTGATCCGCATCGCCCGGGAGTTGAAGATTCCCATCCGGTACATCGGTGTCGGCGAGGGGCTGGACGACCTGAGGCCCTTTGACGCGGCGGAGTTCGTGGAGGCGCTGTTCGACTGA
- a CDS encoding serine/threonine protein phosphatase gives MERIFAVGDVHGCRALLEKLLGRLDLRPETDTVVFIGDYIDRGPDSRGVIDTVLELRRRIPRVICLLGNHERMFLDYLEDPATAMMFLGNGGVATLRSYGLWRGERPAIDDLPEEHRLFFESLSLWHETEHHLFVHAGLRPGVPLAEQDPWDLVWIRREFIHSSASFGKIVVFGHTPFPEPFVDGTKIGIDTGAVYGGPLTCVELPVMRFHTAQGGTG, from the coding sequence GTGGAGCGCATCTTTGCCGTTGGAGACGTCCACGGCTGCCGTGCCCTGCTGGAGAAACTCCTGGGGCGCCTCGATCTGCGTCCCGAGACGGACACCGTCGTCTTCATCGGGGATTACATCGACCGGGGGCCGGATTCCCGGGGCGTCATCGATACCGTCCTGGAACTCCGGCGTCGGATTCCGAGGGTGATCTGCCTGCTCGGGAACCACGAACGGATGTTCCTGGACTACCTGGAAGATCCCGCCACGGCGATGATGTTCCTGGGAAACGGAGGCGTCGCCACGCTGCGCTCTTACGGGCTCTGGAGGGGGGAGCGGCCGGCGATCGATGACCTCCCGGAGGAGCATCGGCTTTTTTTCGAATCGCTCTCCCTCTGGCATGAAACGGAGCATCATCTCTTCGTTCACGCGGGCCTCCGGCCGGGTGTTCCCCTGGCGGAGCAGGATCCCTGGGATCTCGTCTGGATCCGCCGGGAGTTCATCCATTCCTCCGCGTCCTTCGGAAAGATCGTCGTCTTCGGGCACACCCCCTTCCCGGAGCCCTTCGTGGACGGGACGAAAATCGGCATCGACACGGGCGCGGTCTACGGCGGTCCATTGACCTGCGTGGAGCTGCCGGTGATGCGGTTTCACACGGCGCAAGGAGGCACCGGTTGA
- the ftcD gene encoding glutamate formimidoyltransferase yields the protein MSNPLILECIPNFSEGRDRQTMESVAAALDAYQGVKRLDLCLDRDHHRSVLTFLGEPEAVVKGALAVCRRALERIDMRDHRGGHPRIGAVDVIPFVPLGGAGMDVAVEAARRFGAAFGEECGVPVFFYGEAALRPERRQLPQLRRGGYEGLRERMKNPAWWPDAGPVSFNERSGASAVGARMPLVAFNVNLDSGDVELARRIAGRIRESGGGLPALRAIGVFLESRGIAQVSMNLTDWRVTPVRAAFEAVEAAASSHGVGILESELIGLAPRGAFTGVSPEAIKLRNFSEKHFLESHLPGS from the coding sequence TTGAGCAATCCGCTGATTCTCGAGTGCATCCCCAACTTCAGCGAAGGACGGGACCGACAGACCATGGAGTCCGTGGCGGCAGCCCTGGACGCGTATCAGGGGGTGAAGCGCCTGGACCTGTGCCTGGATCGGGACCACCACCGGAGCGTCCTCACTTTCCTGGGGGAGCCGGAGGCGGTGGTGAAGGGGGCTCTCGCCGTCTGCAGGCGAGCCCTGGAGCGGATCGACATGCGGGACCACCGTGGTGGCCACCCCCGGATCGGGGCGGTGGACGTGATTCCCTTCGTGCCCCTGGGTGGGGCCGGGATGGACGTCGCCGTGGAGGCGGCCCGCCGGTTCGGTGCGGCCTTCGGGGAGGAGTGCGGCGTTCCCGTTTTCTTTTACGGCGAGGCGGCCCTCCGGCCCGAACGGCGTCAACTGCCGCAGCTCCGGCGGGGCGGCTACGAGGGGCTGCGGGAGCGGATGAAAAACCCTGCCTGGTGGCCCGACGCGGGACCGGTTTCCTTCAATGAACGTTCCGGGGCCTCAGCGGTGGGCGCCCGCATGCCGCTCGTGGCCTTCAACGTGAACCTGGACTCGGGAGATGTGGAGCTGGCCCGGCGCATCGCCGGCAGGATTCGGGAGTCCGGGGGCGGCCTGCCCGCGCTGCGGGCCATCGGGGTCTTCCTGGAGAGCCGAGGAATCGCCCAGGTCTCCATGAACCTGACGGACTGGCGGGTGACCCCCGTCCGTGCCGCCTTCGAGGCGGTGGAAGCGGCGGCGTCCTCGCACGGCGTCGGGATCCTGGAATCGGAACTGATCGGACTGGCGCCCCGGGGGGCCTTCACCGGCGTTTCCCCCGAGGCGATCAAACTGCGGAATTTCAGCGAGAAACACTTCCTCGAATCGCATTTGCCTGGGTCTTGA